The Quercus lobata isolate SW786 chromosome 4, ValleyOak3.0 Primary Assembly, whole genome shotgun sequence genome segment ttggcTTGTATCACCTTGAACATtatctaataatacctataaactccaagatctatatctaaacaagtttgtgttcacggtttgcattgttctaaacttttagaatctAACAAAGTTTAATAAATAAAGGTCTGTGATTTGGCCCATGGGATAAGGTCAAATTCGGCTCAATTACTAACACATGACATGAGGAAAAGTAAAATCTATTAGGTTAGACTAAGTTTAATTCATATTTCTTAATCCCATACAATACATGggaaaattttacataaatgtataatgtgtaaaattcaaagctaaaatttataaataaaaaaaaatgaaaaatatatgactacataacagaaaaatataagagaaagatggagTTACTCTCAAAAGACTAATCCATGGCTATAGTTGACAGGTTTAGTTattgcaaaaacaaaacccaaaaaatcaaatcttaaaacttctaaaaagctaaaaatataaaagaaatttaatatacAAAGTTTAgtaattattgaaataaaacaaaaaatatatgactatgACTACTCTACAGAGAAATATATTGAAATGCGTGTTAcctcaaaagaataatttctgGCTATAGCTGTTGAaatctatcaaaatttttcagattttggaaaaaaagtggaaaaatcAAAGAACCAGATATCAAAACTTCCAAAAGTccaaaaaactaataaagaaaaagatgatttaGAGCaaagaaattattgaaaaaaaaatacatgactacacaatagagaaatataagagataATTAAGGTACCGGTTTAAGATATTGTAACAATAAACCCAGTAATTTAGAagttaaaactttcaaaaggCCATAAAAATTAGCAAATCAGAAAATTTGGAgcctagaaattattgaaataaaacaaaatatataaggctaaactataaataaatgtaaGAGAGAGATAAGGTACCCTCAAGAGAACAATCCATGACtatagctattgatatttagcaaacatattcaaatattgtaaaaaaatgaaccaaaaaaattcaaatattaaaactttcaaaatgccataaaaattaacaaatcaaAAGATTTAAAGCCTAGAGAAATATATGACTGGACGATAGAGAAATATATGTAAAACCCAAAACATAACTTATCTAATAAAATCAATGGAACCCAATCAATCGCATTTAGTTTCAAGCATTGCTTCGaacaaaaaatattcttaatcATACACTAATGCATGTAATTGCTCAAAGTATATCCAAAATACTATATTTGATTATACAAGCAACATAAGAAGAATTACATTTAATTTATGCATCATCTTCCAATGTAACTCTACTTTTCCTACAATATACACCAATTAAAACTTTCAGAAGGTCATAAAAATTAgcaaatcaaaagattcaaagcctaaaaattattgaaacagAACAAAATATATTAGAGTACACTACAAGTAAATAtaagagagagataaaaataatgaaGGGGGTTAGTCAATATCTTTAACTACTAATGCTAATGAGACTTTTCTCAATTATCTTGTTTCATTTCATGAACTCTCTACACGTTGAAGCAGAATTATAAACAACATAAAACAGTGTAATTTATCAAACAATTGGTTATATTGGCAACATTAATAGAATTCCTTTCAAGTTATGCACCATCTCCCAATATAACTCTACTTTTCCTACAATATACACcagttattttgaaaaataattacaagtttcaaacaacacaatatgaaacatattctttgtgtttttgtaaaGGTACGAAATTGTGTTACaaaaaactaactttttggaatccaaaaaaataaaaaataaaaaattgaattgttaGTGTAGAGAAGGAAAATTCCCTGCCTATCATAAGTTAACACATCATGctaccaagtccacaaagtaCAGCTAATTACAAAGCATCATGTACTGTTACTAGAAATTTGCCAAGTTTCATTAAGGTAAAAACATGAAAAGCATGCAAAATACTAATCACACATAGGCATGTGTAAGCAATGACATAAGCAGTCCAGCACATGTAAGCAATGACATAAGCAATCTAGCACGTGTAAACAATGACACAAGCAAACCAATCAGATGGTGACATGTATCACCAATCAGACTTCGTCACGTGTCGCTCGCCCACCCCCAAACTCccataaatagaagccttcctaaggCATTTGAAGAGACCAAGCCATCTAGAGTACAAGCGGCATTAGAGAAGATTTAGAAGCACTCAGAAGTACAGATGCTTTGCAggaatcaagcctcaaagccttcaagaacttcaacctcaAAACCGAAGAACATTTGAAGCAAAACCATTCAAACTATCAACCTAGATCTTGAAGTTTGCTGGAATCAaactcaaaagcctccagaaacctcaacAAACCATAAATCAACAAATTTCtatggattcaagcctctaaagcacCGAAGAACTTCCGCCACTAActttcgaagacgaagaacgcaccaagaacatgaagaacgtaccaagaacacaaagaacaaagaatttctaacaagctcatagccaaagattcattgtaattctattTCAAGGGTCTTCAATCCATCCCTCAGTCAAATTGAAGGATTTTTGgtgttcaagtcaaaatcaCATTATTACAATTCCAATCAATAGGTCTTTCAAGGAGATCGAAttagaggatcactcttttgtaatttcagaGAATAGTACCAcatattcatcaatacaaattcacatttgtgaaactatattacttgtttgatttatttcaaactagaaatttagttgTCCCACAGTTAGTTTACcaaagacaaaggaaaagaaGCCATTGTAGAACTTAATTAACAATGGCCTGATGATCCTAAAAGTCATAAATTAAcaacaatattttcagtaaGAACCATCGAACTTTCAAAGCTCCCACCACTTCACGACACATATTACAATTGATCAAATTTAAGAGTCTTATTGCACAATACTAAAAAAACGTGAGAAAAGAAATAGTATAGAGATACCAAAAGCTAAACTGCAACACTTTCTAgcgtaaaaaaaattaataattttgcaaaaattaattcaaagtaAAATCTTCCAAGGCAACATTGATATTTTTCCCACATTATATATTCAACATATTCTATATATTCACTGAGAAATTtaaacaaacacaaagacaacaatTGAAACTCAATTACAGATACACAAAGAATTATAAAGCAAGaagcaagaaataaaaattttagaagagaggaatgaaaaatacaatttttcagCTGTGAGTTGCAATTTTAACAAATAGTCCCTAAAAAAAAgctatttataatataatatagggtTATAGATTCCTAATTGAATTTGGTTATGGTTATGGATTCCTAATCAAATTAGGTTACCTTTGCTGATAATATAATATAGAGTTATTGATACCGCAAGGAAGAGAGGCTTGGATGGGATGGGAGTGAATGGGAGGGAGATGGGAGTATAGCGATTCTAGTTTTTTTTAGCGTAAACCCCATCCCTCAAACACCAAAGCAATTAAGTAAACCCTTGTACCCAGTACCCACACGCTTTTCTAGTATGACACGAACTACTACTCAACAGTGAATCTATGCTTGCtcagtcttttttcttttatataaattgtcttttttttggtgtattattttttctaattatttattataaatagaaaaataataaatagaacGATTGATGTGGCAAGCTCTGGAGAGGTCAACAAATAGTCAAAGGTTTTGGTTTagtatatatactagtcgctaatcAGTGCAATGCATGAGGAAGTTTgataaaaactatttaaaatttcACTTTGCTTAAAGTTATGATCacttggaaaaaagaaaaagaaaatatacataAGAGATTACTATTGCTAACAAATCAAACCTATTGTTTGTTTCAATCTTATGCTTGCAAATACTTGAATTAACTACTtactaataaagaaaatatatatggtGAGACCATGGACCTTATCCACCCACCCTAAAAGTTCTTATATAGAAATctcacaaaaataaacaaaatgtagGAAACACTCAAAATTTATAAAGCAACAGATGAACTATATCAGTGGATATTACAACATAATATCAAATTTAACATCCCAAGTCTCAAGTGTAGCAAGTTCATCATTGGTTGTTCAAACAAATTAGCAAAATGCAAAAACGCCATTTGTGTTTCATGGATATTtattagaattaaaaaataaaatcaatcttAAAATTTGTAgacaataactttttttttctacatcaaattaaaattgacAAATAATAAGTATAATAAGGAATGGTTACATAAGTATTCATCTTTGGCCATGGTCCTTCATCAATTGCCTTGGAAGCAACAACAACTTCTCAATTTTTGTCTTTAGCATCCACttcaataacaatttttttttttgctatgtaCCTTCGACAACATGGGAATCACATCCTTGCCCTTGGATCCAATGTCAAAAAAGTTTTGCCTAAGGTCAAATGTAGTCATAGCATAACTTGCAATAGTCAATTAGTTTTGAATGCTAGGTGTACTTTCCATCCATCCATATGGAAGGAGGAATTTCCATTtgagtaagaatttttttttggattgagaAAATGATATATCAaatccaacgaaaaataaaaaactaaattggtGGTCTTCCAATGAGAGTAAGAATGAGGAAAGAAGGTACCCATATATATTGGTGGTGACTGTTGGACAAGCCTTGAAATTGCTTCATTTCATGGTATCAGCATTAAGCTCAAGGATCCAAAAccacaaacacaatcaaaattgaCAGAAAAATTGGTCTTCCAAATTAGGacccaacaaataaaaataaagctatGAACTGTAGAATTATAAAACAGAGAGGTAAGAGTTACAGACAATTATGGGGtgaataaaaacataattagaATAAACACTATGTATTAAAACAAGAGGCATAATTAGAATAAATATAACAGCCCATCCTTATGTGCTTTTGTTTCTTAAGCATAATTAGAATATACATAATAGCCCATTGTATGATTTCATTCCTTCTCGTTAGCACAAGCTGGTTGAATCTTGTTTCTTCATTGCCACGGTACCCATGATAGCATGGTAGTGAGTTCACATGTTTTTCGGTCCCTAACCCAAGCCCAATCCATGAGTTCAGCGAAAGAAGGCTAGCTATTGAACACACATTCCATCATGTCATGCTGCCAGACCAACTGAATTTTGGAATAGCCCCAGACAGCATGAAGAGCATCTTCCACCTCGACCCCACAAAATCAGCTACACCTACAACCTTCTGCTTGAAAAAAGTTGAGCAAGTTGGCTACAATCCATTGATAACCCTCAAAACAACTTGGGTGCAAGTTTCCGCTACCTTGGTTGGGATTTCAAACAGTGTTATTTGGTAAGTTTCAATTTTGAGTGAGACCTTTTGTCAAACATGTGGTGTACATGTTCTAAAtgggaatgaaaagaatattttacAACATGAATACACCCAAAAAAATGCCACTAACATTGACAAAAGTCaagaaaaaacttcaaaatgatCCCTAACGAAAATTGAACTGGTTTCAAATTTCATTGTGCCATTTAGTTTGGGTTGACCATGCAATATCTCGCTAAAAAGCAAAATCCATTTGCTTTCCAAAAGCAATTAAAcgtcttcaaaaaaaatagtggaaaaAAAGGGGGCCAGCTTTTTCAAATTACACTATATCATATACAGTAAatttaatcaaacaattaacaagaacataaataatatgaagaggaaagaaaacCTTGAATTTGTTGTGTGATCGCCGGTCGTTGGAGGACTCTTACTTAGCCTTGCAAGAAATTAGATGAATCCAATCTTGTAGTTTCTGAATTGTTCAAAATGATTATTCAAATATCTATTTCTATCACCAACAAAGCCCATCATCAGATTTCCTCTACCTAcccaaataaatatataaagcaaTAGAAATTCTGTTTGTTTCAAAGTTTTTTACTCTACCTCTATAGTTTTGatcaaaattaaatctttttttatcaCGGCAAAAACAATTAGAAAGTAAAAAACTAACATCCTTACATAGATAAGCAGTGTTCATGCCATTGTCTCTATAATTGGGTCATAGCAGAACAAATACTTGAgaatatattataatatcatAGATTAGAGAGAGTTTTGACTAAATAGTTAAAGTATTGGAGATGTTTGTAATCCTTAAGAGTCATAAGGAATAGGGGTTGCAGTCTTACAGGTTAAGGTCTGATGTGATGGTCGTGATAGTGATGTAGGGAAGAAAGGGGTTGCAAATTTAGGAATAGAAGGGAGAGATCGAAGGTTTAacgtaaaagaaaagaatctaACCTTTGAAGTTGTTGTGGACTTTTCTTGTCGTAATAAGTGAAGGAATTAGCTCCTAAATATGACTAAATAGTGTAAACTTGTAGTGGGATTTGTTTCAAGGTTGTAGCAAGAAATAGGAAAGAAGGCAtatagagagggagagaaggtaGAAGAAAAAGAGGATGAAGAATGAATAAATAACTTATACGGAATGGTGCAAAATTGGTAACTACCCAGTGGAACGGTACAACTGAACACCAACTGTAGTAAAAATAGTACCCAAACGGTTCACTTATATAGCTAAATGAATACAcatttttctgtgtttttaaATATAGAGGTGGCAAAAGTTTGTGTAGCCATATGGCACAATAAAGAGAGGccaacaaaaagtcaaatgtttcgactattaaatattttatagtattaTGTGATTTGTTAACTCAAGTATGTAAGGATGGGTGCATAGAGCTGGTGCCCGACCCTTTTTTGGGGATTCAGATATCAAGGAGGTTTTCTATTGTGCATGAATCTAGCAAATTGGATACAGATATTACTCAAACCAATCAATAtgacttaaaattttataaataaaaaaaaaaaaaaaaaaaaaaaagaatgttgttttaaaatttttatcagttttatttcatttatggCTTAATTGATTCACCCTACAAAATGGAATTTGACATTAGTGTTAATGCATCAATTTtcctttcttaattttcttaatttcagACCTTGTCATTTGAAAAACTTTCCCTTTTGAGTGGCTTAATTGATTGTCATACGTTAATAGTCATATTACTTTCTtggataaattgcaaattacacccctaaagttttgaggtgtttggattttatactctgaagtttcaaaatttggattttacccacCTAAAGTTTGGGgcatttggattttacaccttgatatttcagaatttggattttaccccctaaagtttggaagtgtttgaattttacacctccaaattctgaaactttagggtgtaaaatctaaacactccaAAACTTTAggaagtaaaatccaaacacccctaaaatttaaggggaaaaattcaaattctaaaacgtcagggtgtaaaatccaaacactcccaaattcatggggtaaaatccaaattttaaaatttcaaggcATAAAATCaaaacacccccaaactttaggggtataatttgcaatttactctACTTTCTtagaaaacattctcaaaaaaaaaaaaaaaaaaaaaaaatactttcttTGAAAAGAGattctctaaaaaataaaaataaaataaaataagaggaGGATAAATTTTGGCTTCAATTAGGCTCCAATCACTAATAAGAACATGACATCTATCACTATCATGTGTAATGCACATAAGTCATTTGCACATTGTACATGATGGGACACATGTCATCGTTTTTTGGGAATCTTgggctccaaacatatttggagACAAAgctatttcaaaaataaataaataaaattcttagaAAAGATGTTATCAAAATATTAGTTACTACTTTTAAATTCCTTAAAAGGTCACTGATTATAATACAATCTCTTACCATGATTAACCATATTTTTCTATTACAACCGGCCACTCTTGGCTGGATGTTCACTTCACAAATATAAGCACTTATAGGATGTGGGAGACAGGGAACAGGATTCAAATCTCCTAGGagagagcttcacacatatTATTGATGGGGATATTATTGTGGGCACAACACATTCATTGAAATGTCATTGTTCGAAGCACTCAACCCACCAAGTATATGTCACCTGAATTGAATTATGAATATAAATGTTGAACTCCTCATCAACCTTATCATGTATTCTAACAAAATTATGAAGAACCATGGTAGTAAATACAATAAGTCTTTGTACATGAAATAGATAAGAAAGCATGTTTTTTAATAACTCTGCATTTATTCTTCAACATGTCAAAAGTGTGCACGGACACAGTTTGAAGTGACAACTGTTAAGTGAGcatagttaaaattttattgcatgcCAATTGTTAGCACCTTGTATGGTTGCAAATAGCaagaaaaaatgttaaattggGAAGGTGAATCCAGCACGCTGAAGTCTCATACATGACAACATACAAGAAGTCCTACCTTTTGGTAACAAATAATCAGAATTAATCACTTATTGAGAGCTTTTatacatttctttttcttttttttctttttcttttttttcttttttttttgagaaactacatttctttttcttgaagtaaCAATTGAATGAAATTGTTATATTTATAGGCCCTACCTACATCTCCCATTTGTTTATAAGATCAGACCACAGGACCGTGAAGAAAAAATGGTGTATTGGTCTTAGGTTTGAAATTATACCATGTATCCAACTCAAATAATCAGAGATTAGATTTAGATTTGAAAAGTGCAACAATTGCAAAGAACCCAAAGGTAAGCGAAAAGAAATTGACAAGAATAGAGACATTCATTCAGGACAAACAcataagcaaaacaaaaatctcaaaagaCAAAGCAACAAAGGCTGCACAGAGGACTGGTCTACACTGAAATTGTACATATAACATTTGGGTAAATTAGGGCCAACAAAATCCAAGAGCCTACTAATaacaaagaacaagaaaagagaTGATAACACCATCATAATGATTTTaatagtatatttttatttctataatatatatatatatatatatatatatatatttattaattcaaaTCTATAACAAACAacatttacataaaaaaattttaccaaaaagtTCACAAAGAAATTCTAGATCAACTAGGTGGTATTCTTTGAAAATAGtgtaaaaatagagagaaaaataatgaGAGATTCTTCAAGAAATGGGATTTCATAATCATGAGCAAAGTCTTCATTCTGCTAGAATGCTTATAACTTAAACACATTCTATGTGAACTGCTGAATACCTTAAACACACAATTACATATGAATACAAATTTACTgtaccattttttgtgtttcactttttgtttcaccaattacaatttatcatttttttttctattttaaaatttgactattttataaggaaagctaaacaaatacataataAGTTGTGATTTGTGGAACATAAAAAGTATTAGTACAAAGGATTTGTACAAATCTATTATTGATCATTGATTTAACGTTTCTTCTTGCCAATCCCAAGCGCACATCAAAGAGGCCAAGTCCAAAAGGTTGTACGAGATAAAGAACAAGCATTAATGCTCTGGCCAATTATGCAAGCTTATGCTTGGGGCAAAGAAAATTTTGGCCTGTGTCAGAAACTTTGGCAATCTACATTGATTACAATGCAATACTCTTctatttattgtattttttccaTGTTGTTTTCCGATTTTTGAATTGATTCAAGGTTTTACTTGGTTTAACAGTGTAGAAGAtcagcaaaataaattctaagttcttctaaataaaaatcctaagattgattcttcttcttttcttcttgaaaagaaaaaaaaaatcataagattCAATATGCAACCACAAGATAGAAAAGATGAATAGCATTAACAAACCAAAGATGCTTCTCCAACAAGTAATAACTTATTTCAAAGATTACTAGAATCACAATCCTTCATTCCAACATTTTGTAAATACTGAAAGTAAGTCTTTGCATTCTAGTGGTCAATAAATACTATGTCAACTTGATCATTGCGGCATGAGGGTTCCTGTTAGAACGGGGAGGTTAGAATTAGTAGAGAACTTGATCCATCTCTTTTTCTCCACATACTTGAGACAAGGCTGCATCACAAGTCCAATCATCACAGCAACAATACTTACAAGAAATACCTTAAGTGTTGAAAGAGCCAACACAGTACAGATCAATATGGTTGGAGGAATACACAAAAGAATGGCTCCAACTGTTCCCCCAGGTATCTTGTAAGGCCGATATGTAGTGGGATGTTTTACCCGTAACCATACAAATGCTATGAATTCCAAAGTCATTCCAAAACAGTACAAGAAATTCTCCGCTGCTACAATCTCTTGGAAGCTTAGCCATGATAGCAAGAACACACCTGAAGCTGAGAATAAAATCCCTATCAATGGAGTTCCATAACGAGATCTCTTGCCGAAGAACTCAGGTAGCATACCCCGTTCCGCCATACCCAAAAGTTGAAAAGAGTCACTACTCATCTCAGCTACAAACATCCCCATATTTGACACTGCTGAAGCTCCTTGGATCCACCATCTCAACCAAACTCCCCCAATAATTTTAGCAATGTCCGAGAAATAACCATCAGTCCATAACTCCCGGTTGACTGGAACAGCACCTGTACCAATTAAAAGAGGGAAGAAATATCCAAGAACTACCAATATCAGAGCATAAAGCAAAGCATTTGGAAGAGTTCTCTTTGGGTTGTCAACCTCGCCAACAAGTGTGCTTATTGAGTCCCAATAATTAAGATTCCAAAATAAAGTGTTTAAATATAAATTCCAGTCCACATCACGTAGATTTACCTCTAACCATCTAGAAGGCTCCAACTTTGGAATCGCCACAAGCCCCATAACTACAAAAGGAAGAATTGAGAGAATCCCTAAAAGAACAGCAAGCCATCCCACAATGATTAACCCCCTATAATTCATGTAAGTGAGGACAACAGTCAAAGCTAACACGGCTAGGATTCTCGGTAAACCACTACCTAAAGTTGGGATTGCCGACTTCaaataatcaagaaataaaGCTGGGTAGAGTGCATTATCAATAACCCCACTTAGCCATTTCACCCAACCTTGTTGAAATCCCCAATAAGGACCCAATGCAGTTGAAACCCAAACCACATAACCACTATTCTCAGGAAACATGGTACCCATCTCGGCAGTTATTAATGCTTCAGGAATACTCCATATGAATGGGAAGATCAAGAAGCCTAAAAGGGCTAAAAGAGGACCAGCAGCTCCAACAGTGTCCTCGACCCCAAATGGTCCCCCAGAAACCTCGTAGAATATGAGGAATACAAGAGGCAGAAGTGAAACCTTTTTGAAGTTATCTACCCTAGGAGGAGGTACTGCACCAACTGACACATATTCATCACCACTATTGTCTTCCATTGCACTAGATGCTTGCTAGTTTGTTGTGTTCCTCAATTTCTGCATACATCATTATGTTGTCAACAAGATAAACATAGGGTTTTCTctcatataaaattttattttattttatttaaaacatgCATACTCACAAAAACACACTTAAAGCGTAATCTctcacttttattttgtttaaaacatGCATACGCACAAAAACACACTTAAAGCGTAGTCTCTCACAagtgaacagtaaaaaaaaaaaaaaaaaactttcattctgCCACAAGTAATTCTCAAGGTAAACATATAATATGCAACAAAATAACAGACGAGTTTTATGAGATTCCAAGTAAATATAACCATTGGGAAGGAATTACACATTAGTAACTTACcgcacaaataataataataataatgaagatATTGGCCACTTGCAAATTTGGAATAAAATAAAGCAAGGAGTAAGATATCTGAAACATTTCCAAGGGTTTATTAGAAATATGTAAAATGAAGAGTTAGACATGTTTGagcaattaaaagaaaagaaaagaaaggtaaaattAAGAATAGACAAGAGAATAGAAAGATTAGAAATCCAATGAACCATGAAAGAAATGCAATTCCTAATGTATAGAGCAGATAACCTGCGCCATTTGATCGGTATCAAACCTTGAATTCAATGCCTAGGTCATATTACACTACACCTCACCTCAGCTCTCACATCTCGCTCACACCGTCTcattgtgtgtgtttgtgtcaGAGGGTGAGGGAGAACGACAGAGAAGAATATAAAATTCTCAGATTCCTCAACTAATGTACAGTTGCACAGTGCACTTACCCTTATGCATGTACAGTGTCTACTAGTATTTTTCCCGTTATATTATGtcttctttttaaaatctttttagtgttcaaattatattatgtctctttaaaaaataaaaaataaaaatctttttagtGTTCATGGCTTATTTATTCTTAGAAGCGGCATTGACTTTcagccattaaaaaaaagggggaggaaTGTGTTCGAGTAATATAGTATATTATAAGAAACACAGCAAAAAGACACAGAGGGATTTATAGCGGGAAATCATGCGTTGAAAGAAGCAGACAGCGAGGAGAATTTCGATGCTCAATACCTT includes the following:
- the LOC115984245 gene encoding probable polyamine transporter At1g31830, with protein sequence MEDNSGDEYVSVGAVPPPRVDNFKKVSLLPLVFLIFYEVSGGPFGVEDTVGAAGPLLALLGFLIFPFIWSIPEALITAEMGTMFPENSGYVVWVSTALGPYWGFQQGWVKWLSGVIDNALYPALFLDYLKSAIPTLGSGLPRILAVLALTVVLTYMNYRGLIIVGWLAVLLGILSILPFVVMGLVAIPKLEPSRWLEVNLRDVDWNLYLNTLFWNLNYWDSISTLVGEVDNPKRTLPNALLYALILVVLGYFFPLLIGTGAVPVNRELWTDGYFSDIAKIIGGVWLRWWIQGASAVSNMGMFVAEMSSDSFQLLGMAERGMLPEFFGKRSRYGTPLIGILFSASGVFLLSWLSFQEIVAAENFLYCFGMTLEFIAFVWLRVKHPTTYRPYKIPGGTVGAILLCIPPTILICTVLALSTLKVFLVSIVAVMIGLVMQPCLKYVEKKRWIKFSTNSNLPVLTGTLMPQ